A DNA window from Maribellus comscasis contains the following coding sequences:
- a CDS encoding SusC/RagA family TonB-linked outer membrane protein: MNKLKLLFLVLFILPLALFAQNKITGVVKSDAGELLPGVTIIVEGTTQGTTTNFNGEYSITAPADGNLMFSFIGYLSQTVPVNGQSAINVVLQQDIEELEQVVVIGYGTVKKSDLTGSVTSVKADELNPGANASVEQALQGRVAGVQISQKSNEPGGGLSISIRGSGSIQAGNEPLYVIDGVIVNNGSVAGTGGVGFTGNQNPRNPLNSLNPSDIASLEVLKDASATAIYGSRGSNGVVIITTKKGKEGKLRVGYDGYYGIQQVYKPLDVLTAQEYKDVLNSIIDLGGGDELQRIDQIEGGGTDWQDLIYRTARTQNHNITMSGGSNNLTYFTSLNYFEQEGLVKGSAIDRYNMRFNLAYDESKKLRAGVSFNGSYIHDDFASTGLGINENGGAIYTAVNYDPVIPSYNEDGSYRKSDFFVGDNPLAILDGEDATAETFRFFGNTYLEYFIMPELSAQVKLGGDVQDVRRDIFIQPFTVSGAGTGGIASIQTGRKDYVSAEGTINYTKEFEQSRLNALLGTTYEYFQTKTFAGDGRGYALPDLGINAIGSGDPLLNNLGSGRTQAKFISYLTRVNYSLMDKYLITASIRADGSSRFGENNKFGYFPSAAIAWKMHNENFMADAGWLSELKPRFSIGSTGNATIGNELTYQTFSAGSQVPFGDAYYSTITPSRIANPDLTWEKAVQIDVGFDFGILENRLTGSFDYFNKETTDLLVYIPQPLNTGFSGQVQNMGGVRNQGFELSLSWDIIRSNDLYWNLAGNLSTLKNEVLNIGDRGDIIRGGLSQIPDFSIITPGEALDSYYGYIVDGIWQEGDDFSVTNDNVQPGDLKFRDLNDDKTINSEDRTIIGKPIPDFTWGLTSNLQFKNFSLDIVMQGVQGIDKLNANLANSMFPNNFRQNRIAEPLLNRWTPSNPSNKYPSFVNPLASGGTTALINTITVEDASYIRLQSVRLGYDVPVENISVFNKLAIYVLAQNLFTVTNYQGTDPGANASGSNTAAIDFNAYPLPRTYMVGLNVEF, encoded by the coding sequence ATGAACAAGCTTAAATTATTATTTCTAGTCTTGTTTATCCTCCCGTTAGCATTATTTGCACAAAATAAAATAACGGGGGTGGTAAAAAGCGACGCAGGAGAGCTGCTTCCCGGTGTGACGATTATTGTGGAAGGGACAACTCAGGGAACCACTACGAACTTCAACGGAGAGTATTCTATTACTGCTCCTGCAGACGGCAACCTGATGTTCAGTTTTATCGGCTATCTGTCACAAACTGTTCCGGTTAACGGACAATCAGCAATAAATGTAGTTCTTCAACAGGATATTGAAGAATTGGAACAAGTGGTCGTAATTGGTTATGGAACTGTAAAAAAGAGCGATTTAACAGGCTCCGTAACTTCTGTAAAAGCCGATGAACTAAATCCGGGAGCAAATGCGTCTGTTGAACAGGCGTTACAGGGGCGTGTTGCCGGTGTACAAATTTCGCAAAAAAGTAACGAACCAGGTGGAGGCTTGAGTATCAGCATCAGAGGCTCCGGTTCTATCCAGGCAGGAAACGAACCGCTCTATGTAATTGATGGAGTAATCGTTAATAATGGAAGTGTTGCCGGAACCGGCGGAGTTGGTTTCACCGGAAACCAGAATCCCAGAAACCCGTTAAATTCATTAAACCCGTCAGATATTGCATCTCTCGAAGTTCTGAAAGATGCTTCGGCAACTGCAATTTATGGTTCAAGAGGTTCAAATGGTGTTGTAATCATTACCACTAAAAAAGGTAAAGAAGGAAAACTTCGTGTGGGTTACGATGGCTACTATGGTATCCAGCAGGTATACAAGCCACTGGACGTTTTAACTGCCCAGGAATACAAAGATGTATTGAATTCCATTATTGATTTAGGCGGAGGCGATGAATTGCAGCGAATCGATCAAATTGAAGGAGGCGGAACCGACTGGCAGGATCTGATCTACAGGACTGCGCGGACACAGAATCATAACATTACAATGTCGGGGGGCTCAAATAACCTCACCTATTTTACTTCACTAAACTATTTCGAGCAGGAAGGATTGGTGAAGGGCTCAGCCATCGACAGATATAACATGCGATTTAATCTCGCATACGACGAAAGTAAAAAGTTGCGGGCGGGAGTCAGTTTTAATGGTTCATACATTCATGACGATTTCGCCTCAACGGGTCTCGGAATCAACGAAAACGGCGGAGCAATATACACGGCTGTGAATTATGATCCGGTAATTCCTTCTTACAATGAAGACGGAAGTTACAGAAAATCTGACTTTTTTGTTGGTGATAATCCACTGGCCATTCTTGATGGTGAAGATGCAACGGCTGAAACTTTTCGCTTTTTTGGAAATACTTATCTGGAATACTTTATTATGCCCGAGTTATCAGCTCAGGTAAAACTGGGTGGCGATGTACAGGATGTAAGGAGAGATATTTTTATTCAGCCTTTTACAGTGTCTGGTGCAGGTACCGGAGGAATCGCTTCCATTCAAACAGGAAGAAAAGATTATGTTTCTGCCGAAGGAACCATAAATTATACTAAAGAGTTTGAACAGAGCAGACTGAATGCTTTACTGGGAACAACTTACGAATATTTTCAAACCAAAACATTCGCAGGCGACGGACGGGGATATGCCCTTCCTGATTTGGGAATCAATGCCATTGGCTCCGGTGATCCCTTATTAAATAACCTGGGGAGTGGACGTACACAGGCTAAATTTATTTCCTATCTGACCAGGGTAAATTATTCACTGATGGATAAATATTTAATCACTGCTTCCATCAGGGCAGACGGTTCTTCGCGTTTTGGTGAAAACAATAAATTTGGTTATTTCCCATCGGCTGCAATCGCCTGGAAAATGCATAACGAAAATTTTATGGCTGATGCCGGTTGGCTCAGTGAACTAAAACCAAGATTCAGTATTGGTAGTACAGGTAATGCAACTATCGGAAACGAGTTAACTTATCAAACATTCTCCGCCGGTTCACAGGTTCCCTTCGGAGACGCCTATTACAGTACAATTACTCCTTCCCGAATTGCCAATCCGGATTTGACCTGGGAAAAAGCGGTTCAAATCGATGTTGGTTTTGATTTTGGCATTTTGGAAAACAGGCTAACGGGTTCTTTTGATTACTTCAACAAAGAAACAACCGACTTACTTGTTTATATCCCTCAACCATTAAACACTGGTTTCTCCGGTCAGGTACAAAATATGGGTGGCGTTCGGAACCAGGGTTTTGAACTTTCGCTAAGCTGGGATATCATCAGATCAAACGATCTCTACTGGAATCTTGCCGGTAACCTTTCGACATTAAAAAACGAGGTACTCAACATTGGCGATCGCGGAGATATTATCCGTGGAGGTCTTTCACAGATTCCTGATTTTTCAATCATTACACCAGGAGAAGCTCTGGATTCCTATTATGGTTACATTGTTGATGGAATCTGGCAGGAAGGCGATGACTTTAGTGTAACCAATGACAATGTCCAGCCAGGCGACCTGAAATTCCGCGATCTGAATGATGATAAAACCATTAACTCTGAAGACCGGACCATCATCGGAAAACCTATCCCTGATTTTACATGGGGACTGACCAGTAATCTTCAATTTAAAAACTTCTCTCTCGACATTGTAATGCAAGGCGTACAGGGAATTGATAAATTAAATGCCAACCTGGCCAATTCAATGTTCCCAAATAATTTCAGACAAAACCGCATAGCAGAGCCACTATTAAACCGTTGGACACCGAGCAATCCATCCAACAAGTATCCATCCTTTGTTAATCCTCTCGCTTCCGGAGGAACAACGGCTTTGATCAACACAATAACGGTTGAAGATGCTTCTTATATCCGCTTGCAGTCGGTACGCCTTGGATACGACGTGCCGGTAGAGAATATCAGCGTTTTCAACAAACTGGCGATTTATGTTTTAGCTCAGAATCTGTTTACAGTGACCAATTACCAGGGAACCGATCCGGGCGCCAATGCCAGTGGAAGTAACACAGCAGCAATTGATTTTAACGCTTATCCGCTCCCACGAACTTATATGGTGGGTCTGAATGTTGAATTTTAA
- a CDS encoding hybrid sensor histidine kinase/response regulator transcription factor has translation MWRGVTYILILLLWSVAAKAIENRYVFKKLNNEDGLTYNTVHDIAQEQTGIIWFATKQGLNKYDSYNIRRYYKEDDLGIPSNFFTSVIVTKNNRLFAGTDRGVIEYNRRFDKFESLLFEERSLPGVTTLFETKEGAILIGTHRGIYAYHPKQNAVIKFISLQNEPITSIAESAENTFYVATNSGVYVLNSDGVLLEYFNTTNTPGLQTSAINKIFIDHAGNYWIGTENSGLYMFDKNNKTFLKVRLAETDQAETTVVRDIEDDSDGNIWICSELGIFILDPATKETVNIQHSLEKSEYFLNDNATYCVFRSKEDIMWIGTYFGGINYTNLSNFKGFFTIYPGDGQNELRGKAVNQLYKDSKGILWIATEDGGVCTFNTEKKEILDYYQHQEKNSLSSNNIHAICEDKNGNIWFGHFMTGIDIYNPRTGKFRNISILPDIKYSITENSVYSIYKDSKENIWVGTRKGVYLYDYDTQELKPIKQEELGQLFIYSILEDNHGNMWFCIRHGGIASINKKNDSISFYREPEFLSTNKIIAVNEDSKGQIWFGTVDGGVNVYDPLTKSFQHLSMEDGLPNNTVYGILEALNHNIWLSTNQGLSMFNPQTREFRNYNRNDGLSQMQFNFASYYKDADGTLYFGHVNGLSYFNPSEIIDNKIKPQLIFTDLKLANESVHVSEKGILTKPIDQAENITLSYYQKSFTIDFVAVNHISAGNNKFYYYLEGFDENWNEMGNKTNANYTNLLPGKYTFHLKAENNDGIESANSKNLIIRIRPPFYLSFGAFVLYFLLIAGIFILYRKITIDKEKEKAALKLERIEKEKIKELSQQRLNFYTYISHEFKTPLSIIISSIDQLFDRSDVSDDLKQRFQRLGRSSKRLSFLFNQLMDFRKIETKHAKLVLQKGDIVNFLRETCLVFTPLFDQYRVNFEFKANRDEYEYWFDPDKIEKIIANLISNALKHTPIHGKIICEAKIADEISDKNQKHLNICISNTGKGISEEEKQNLFTPFYMNYRHNEQKSGSGIGLTLVKSLVEYLHGTIEVKSKIDEGTRFKIQLPLNYQGISNIKLENNRDTIRHNLDFESISEVTTSPAPAKEKSNNDKEFKLLIVEDTVDLAEVLMEHYSEHFDVKCAQNGIEALTIVKEEEPDIIISDVMMPEMNGIEFCKKIKEDEATSHIAVILLTAKTTHEDKIAGLQAGAEAYVRKPFDLNELDLHVRNFIEMRKKLKEKVVTGAHIDLERLNFQDKDKDFIEKVSAIINENIESETLNTEELAQKLGISKTLVYLKLKKLLNMSGSDYIQSLRFKKAIELMADSALNISDIAYEVGFTDPNYFSKVFKKVYKKTPTEYRKELLNKIKGLNMN, from the coding sequence ATGTGGAGGGGAGTAACATATATATTAATTTTATTATTGTGGAGTGTCGCAGCCAAAGCAATTGAAAACCGTTATGTATTCAAAAAACTAAATAACGAAGACGGACTGACCTACAACACCGTTCATGATATTGCACAGGAACAAACCGGAATTATCTGGTTTGCCACGAAACAAGGTTTAAATAAATACGACAGTTACAACATCAGACGCTACTATAAAGAGGACGATCTTGGTATCCCATCAAATTTTTTCACAAGTGTTATCGTTACGAAAAATAATCGCCTGTTTGCCGGAACCGACAGAGGTGTAATCGAATACAACCGTCGTTTTGACAAATTTGAATCTTTATTATTTGAAGAACGATCTCTGCCAGGTGTTACAACCTTATTTGAAACAAAAGAAGGTGCAATACTAATTGGTACTCACCGGGGAATATATGCATACCACCCAAAACAAAACGCAGTAATAAAATTTATTTCGTTACAAAACGAACCTATTACATCAATTGCTGAAAGTGCTGAAAATACCTTTTACGTTGCTACAAATTCAGGTGTTTACGTGCTGAATTCAGATGGAGTTTTACTCGAATACTTCAACACAACCAATACTCCCGGATTACAGACCAGTGCAATTAATAAAATTTTTATTGATCATGCCGGTAATTACTGGATAGGGACCGAGAACAGCGGGTTGTACATGTTTGACAAAAACAACAAGACTTTTTTAAAAGTAAGACTTGCTGAAACAGACCAGGCTGAAACTACCGTTGTGCGCGACATTGAAGATGATTCAGACGGGAATATCTGGATTTGCAGTGAACTGGGAATTTTTATCCTGGATCCCGCAACAAAAGAGACCGTTAATATTCAACATTCGCTGGAAAAGTCTGAGTATTTTTTAAATGATAATGCCACTTACTGTGTGTTCAGGAGCAAGGAAGATATCATGTGGATTGGAACTTATTTTGGCGGAATTAACTACACCAATCTTAGCAATTTTAAGGGGTTCTTTACGATTTATCCGGGCGACGGGCAAAATGAACTCCGCGGAAAGGCGGTAAATCAGCTATATAAAGATTCAAAAGGAATTTTGTGGATTGCGACAGAAGACGGAGGCGTTTGTACTTTTAATACTGAAAAGAAAGAAATTCTGGATTACTACCAGCATCAGGAGAAAAACAGCCTCAGCTCGAATAACATCCATGCCATATGCGAAGACAAGAACGGAAACATCTGGTTTGGACATTTTATGACAGGGATTGATATTTACAATCCCCGGACAGGAAAATTCAGAAATATTTCCATTCTTCCGGATATCAAGTACAGCATTACCGAAAATTCGGTTTACAGTATTTATAAAGATTCAAAAGAAAACATTTGGGTAGGAACCCGCAAGGGCGTATACCTTTATGATTATGATACTCAGGAATTAAAGCCGATCAAGCAAGAAGAACTGGGGCAATTGTTTATATACAGTATTCTGGAAGATAACCATGGAAACATGTGGTTTTGTATCCGGCATGGCGGCATAGCATCTATCAATAAGAAAAACGATTCCATCAGTTTTTACCGGGAGCCGGAGTTTTTGTCAACCAATAAGATTATTGCTGTAAACGAAGACAGTAAAGGACAAATATGGTTTGGAACCGTGGATGGAGGAGTTAATGTCTATGACCCGCTCACCAAAAGTTTTCAACATTTAAGTATGGAAGACGGACTACCCAATAATACTGTTTACGGAATACTGGAAGCGTTAAATCACAACATATGGCTCAGCACCAATCAGGGATTGTCGATGTTTAATCCCCAAACACGGGAATTTAGAAACTACAACAGGAACGACGGGTTGTCGCAAATGCAATTCAATTTTGCGTCTTATTATAAAGATGCTGATGGTACACTTTACTTTGGTCATGTAAACGGGTTAAGCTATTTTAATCCTTCTGAGATAATCGATAATAAAATAAAACCACAGCTGATTTTTACTGATTTAAAACTCGCGAATGAAAGCGTCCATGTATCCGAAAAAGGGATTTTAACAAAACCGATCGACCAGGCCGAGAACATAACACTAAGTTATTACCAAAAATCTTTTACAATTGACTTTGTTGCAGTAAACCACATATCAGCAGGAAATAACAAATTTTACTACTACCTGGAAGGTTTTGATGAGAACTGGAATGAAATGGGAAATAAAACCAACGCCAATTATACCAATTTATTACCCGGAAAATATACTTTTCATTTAAAGGCCGAAAACAACGACGGTATTGAAAGTGCAAACAGTAAAAACCTTATTATACGCATACGACCGCCATTTTATCTCTCGTTTGGTGCATTTGTACTTTACTTTTTACTGATAGCCGGAATTTTTATTCTGTACCGAAAAATCACAATCGACAAGGAAAAAGAAAAAGCAGCGCTAAAACTGGAACGAATTGAAAAGGAAAAAATTAAAGAACTGAGTCAGCAGCGGCTGAATTTTTATACCTACATTTCTCATGAATTTAAAACCCCTCTTTCCATTATTATCTCAAGTATTGATCAGTTGTTCGACAGGAGTGACGTTTCAGACGACCTGAAGCAACGCTTCCAGCGTCTTGGCCGAAGCTCAAAGCGGCTCTCTTTTCTGTTTAACCAGTTAATGGATTTTCGTAAAATTGAAACCAAACATGCCAAACTTGTTTTGCAGAAGGGCGATATCGTTAACTTCCTGCGTGAAACCTGTCTGGTTTTTACGCCTCTTTTTGACCAATACCGGGTGAACTTTGAATTTAAAGCCAACCGCGACGAGTACGAATACTGGTTCGATCCTGATAAAATTGAAAAAATCATTGCAAACCTCATTTCAAATGCATTAAAACATACTCCCATTCATGGAAAAATAATTTGCGAAGCTAAAATAGCCGACGAGATTAGCGATAAAAACCAGAAGCATTTAAATATTTGTATCTCGAACACCGGGAAGGGCATTTCCGAAGAAGAAAAACAAAATTTGTTTACACCTTTTTACATGAACTACCGGCACAACGAACAAAAAAGTGGCTCGGGAATAGGACTCACGCTGGTTAAGAGCCTGGTGGAATACCTTCACGGCACCATCGAAGTAAAAAGTAAAATAGATGAAGGTACCCGTTTTAAAATTCAACTGCCCCTGAATTACCAGGGAATTTCAAATATCAAACTCGAAAACAACAGAGATACAATCAGACATAATTTGGACTTTGAAAGTATTTCCGAAGTGACTACAAGCCCTGCCCCGGCGAAAGAAAAATCGAATAACGACAAGGAATTCAAACTGCTAATTGTTGAAGACACCGTAGATCTGGCAGAAGTTTTGATGGAGCATTATTCAGAACATTTTGATGTAAAATGTGCTCAAAATGGAATAGAAGCATTAACAATTGTAAAAGAAGAAGAACCCGATATAATTATCAGCGATGTGATGATGCCGGAAATGAATGGAATAGAATTTTGCAAAAAAATTAAAGAAGACGAAGCAACCAGTCACATTGCCGTGATTTTACTCACCGCTAAAACCACACACGAAGATAAAATAGCAGGATTGCAGGCAGGTGCTGAAGCCTATGTGAGAAAACCATTTGATTTAAATGAACTTGACCTCCATGTACGCAACTTTATCGAGATGCGTAAAAAACTAAAAGAAAAAGTTGTTACAGGAGCGCACATCGATCTGGAAAGGCTGAATTTCCAGGACAAGGACAAAGATTTTATCGAAAAAGTATCTGCAATAATCAACGAGAATATTGAAAGTGAAACCCTTAATACAGAAGAACTCGCCCAAAAACTGGGGATAAGTAAAACTCTGGTCTATTTAAAACTTAAAAAATTGCTCAACATGTCCGGATCCGATTATATCCAGTCGTTGCGTTTTAAAAAGGCGATTGAATTAATGGCGGATTCCGCACTTAATATTTCCGACATTGCCTACGAAGTTGGCTTCACCGACCCAAACTATTTTAGCAAGGTGTTTAAAAAAGTGTATAAAAAAACTCCTACAGAATACCGAAAAGAATTGCTAAATAAGATTAAAGGTTTAAATATGAACTGA
- a CDS encoding family 43 glycosylhydrolase — translation MQRIESTLFLIFILIIFSKNELKSQTLNPQVSAMFENAIDSIEPTMPNVWPLFKYHLRDIAVCKGPENKYYLTGTTDDNWGVAEGIRVWESPDLKNWQIIGDEGFVWTFEKDASNEAQRRIKRTNGRLVRGIWAPEIHYINNNFWITYSVSGGYGSGLLKSTTGKPEGPYEDVKKDGSMVKGIDATLFKDVDGTVWYIWGPGNMKKLKPDMMGFADTEPPVFPKDASGKEVGYEGVNMYYKNGLYYLMAAEWNCESPKKGHVFGNTDLNRRTADGRYDCMIAMAENITGPYSEAYIAIPHGGHNMIFDDFDGNIQATMFGNDEAAAQWRENAALVQMKLDDKNRLVPVVPFPLAATEKMPVIYVSEKGDNSDGKSWKTALTSLQKAVELAKPESQIWIAGGNYGNVLRIEGKTALYIYGGFKGVEEKLSDRKLLTTTKIDGQEKTAHVLTVTNSEYLRIDGLTITGGKNTGQKTDGNGAGIWLENGGESVRFVNCTISNNYALKNGAGIYAANGASPLFVGCDIINNEANLNGGAVYVNCNADNGYHTRFYNCNISNNKAQANGGIAWFISDLKQTGTLRFINCLLNNNFTLLEGGNIVMNGGSTLLMSHCTVVNNRGMSKGAAISQLGRVPAQNRIINSIFANNYGAALFVADAYEGSDPTSAREQQWTEIQNNLFFNNKTLSLCRYSYKAADFKTAQELNAENWAADNLEGNPHFVNPDNSNFKLKKGSKAIGTGTLKNAFPVDFFGEKRFTDFDTTTNKIDIGFQVFSGK, via the coding sequence ATGCAACGGATAGAATCGACCTTATTTCTGATTTTTATTTTAATTATCTTTTCAAAAAATGAATTAAAAAGCCAAACATTAAATCCGCAGGTATCGGCCATGTTTGAAAATGCTATTGACAGCATTGAACCGACTATGCCCAATGTTTGGCCGCTTTTTAAATACCACCTGCGTGATATTGCCGTATGCAAAGGCCCCGAAAACAAATATTATCTTACCGGAACAACTGACGACAACTGGGGAGTAGCTGAGGGTATCCGCGTTTGGGAATCGCCAGATTTAAAAAACTGGCAAATAATTGGTGATGAAGGATTTGTATGGACTTTTGAGAAAGATGCCAGCAACGAAGCTCAACGAAGGATAAAAAGAACCAACGGACGTCTGGTCCGTGGAATCTGGGCTCCTGAGATTCATTATATAAATAACAATTTTTGGATTACCTATTCGGTTAGTGGGGGTTATGGCTCAGGATTACTAAAGAGTACAACCGGAAAACCCGAAGGACCATACGAGGATGTAAAAAAGGACGGTTCGATGGTAAAAGGAATCGACGCTACTTTATTTAAAGATGTTGACGGGACGGTTTGGTATATCTGGGGACCGGGGAATATGAAAAAGCTAAAGCCCGATATGATGGGATTTGCCGACACCGAACCACCTGTGTTCCCTAAAGATGCCAGTGGCAAGGAAGTGGGTTATGAAGGTGTAAATATGTATTACAAAAATGGTCTCTACTACCTGATGGCGGCAGAATGGAATTGTGAAAGCCCTAAAAAAGGCCATGTATTTGGAAATACGGATCTAAACCGCCGAACCGCTGACGGTCGTTATGATTGTATGATTGCTATGGCAGAAAATATCACCGGTCCGTATTCTGAGGCATACATTGCCATTCCGCACGGTGGCCACAATATGATTTTTGATGATTTTGATGGCAACATCCAGGCAACCATGTTTGGCAACGATGAAGCAGCGGCACAATGGCGTGAGAATGCTGCCCTTGTGCAAATGAAACTGGATGACAAAAACCGGTTGGTTCCTGTTGTTCCCTTTCCACTGGCAGCAACAGAAAAAATGCCGGTAATTTATGTTTCTGAAAAAGGAGACAACAGTGACGGGAAATCATGGAAAACAGCACTTACATCTTTGCAAAAAGCAGTTGAATTGGCAAAGCCGGAATCTCAGATTTGGATTGCCGGAGGAAATTACGGAAACGTGCTGAGAATTGAAGGGAAAACAGCTCTTTATATTTATGGCGGATTCAAGGGGGTTGAAGAAAAGTTATCCGACAGAAAACTGTTGACAACAACAAAAATTGATGGACAGGAAAAAACAGCTCACGTGCTCACAGTAACCAACTCCGAATACCTTCGGATTGATGGATTAACCATAACCGGCGGGAAAAATACAGGCCAAAAAACTGATGGAAACGGTGCAGGAATCTGGCTTGAAAATGGTGGCGAATCAGTTCGGTTTGTAAACTGTACCATCTCAAATAACTATGCACTAAAAAATGGTGCGGGAATATATGCCGCCAATGGAGCAAGTCCCTTGTTTGTTGGCTGCGATATAATAAACAATGAGGCCAACCTCAATGGTGGGGCCGTATATGTGAATTGTAACGCTGACAACGGTTATCACACCCGTTTTTACAATTGTAATATCAGCAACAATAAAGCGCAGGCAAACGGAGGGATTGCATGGTTTATAAGCGACTTAAAACAAACCGGCACCTTACGTTTTATTAACTGTTTACTAAATAATAACTTTACACTTCTGGAAGGCGGCAATATTGTTATGAACGGCGGATCAACCCTGCTAATGAGCCATTGCACGGTGGTAAATAACCGAGGAATGTCGAAAGGTGCAGCCATTTCCCAATTAGGACGCGTGCCGGCGCAAAACCGCATTATTAATTCAATTTTTGCCAATAATTATGGCGCGGCACTTTTTGTTGCTGATGCTTATGAAGGTTCAGATCCTACGTCGGCACGGGAACAACAATGGACAGAAATTCAAAACAACCTGTTTTTTAATAATAAAACCTTAAGCCTTTGCAGATACTCATATAAAGCCGCCGATTTTAAAACCGCTCAGGAGCTAAACGCAGAAAACTGGGCTGCTGATAATCTTGAAGGAAATCCACATTTCGTTAATCCCGATAATTCAAATTTCAAATTAAAAAAAGGGTCAAAAGCAATTGGAACAGGGACTTTGAAAAATGCCTTTCCTGTTGATTTTTTCGGAGAAAAGAGATTTACAGATTTTGATACAACAACAAATAAGATAGACATTGGATTTCAAGTGTTTTCGGGAAAATAG